ACCTCATGGTATCTGGCTGATCTCGGGGAAGCGCGAGGTAAACAGGAATTATTTACCCGTCAATCCCCCCAACGGCTCAAGGCGCTTCGGGAACACGCCCTCATAGAAAGCGCCATTTCCTCCAACCGGATCGAAGGTGTGGAAGTAGATCAATCCCGCATTGCCACCATCGTTTTTGGAAAACCGCTCTTGCGTGATCGTGACGAAGAGGAGGTCGGGGGATACCGGCGAGCCCTGACCCTGATCCATGAGCAGGGTGCGCGACTACCGGTTTCAGAAGAGACCCTTCTGAGACTACATCGCCTGACGCGCGGTGAGATCCGGGATGCGGGTCAATACAAGGAGAAGGTAAGTGACATCATCGAAAAGTATCCCGACGGCCGCTCGCGGGTCCGCTTCAAAACGGTTCCCGCCGGAGACACACCGGCTTACATAAGGGAATTGGTAGAGCTTTATGGTGACGGCATCAAGGAGCGGAAGATCCCTCCCGCTGTGCTTCTGGCGGCTTTCAATCTGGATTTTCTTTGCATCCACCCCTTCCGTGACGGAAACGGGCGTGTCTCACGGCTTCTTCTGCTCCTGCAGTGCTACCACCTGGGGTTTGAGGTCGGGCGCTATATAAGCCTTGAACGCCTCATCGAGCAGAACAAGGAGAGGTACTACGAAACGCTGGAGCAAAGTTCCCATGGCTGGCACGAGGGCGAACATGACCCGTGGCCATACATCAATTACATTCTCTTCATTATTAAAACGGCATACCGGGAATTCGAGGTACGCCTCGGGCAGCTCGG
This DNA window, taken from Candidatus Neomarinimicrobiota bacterium, encodes the following:
- a CDS encoding Fic family protein; its protein translation is MMTLRLFSREIEAIPAATSWYLADLGEARGKQELFTRQSPQRLKALREHALIESAISSNRIEGVEVDQSRIATIVFGKPLLRDRDEEEVGGYRRALTLIHEQGARLPVSEETLLRLHRLTRGEIRDAGQYKEKVSDIIEKYPDGRSRVRFKTVPAGDTPAYIRELVELYGDGIKERKIPPAVLLAAFNLDFLCIHPFRDGNGRVSRLLLLLQCYHLGFEVGRYISLERLIEQNKERYYETLEQSSHGWHEGEHDPWPYINYILFIIKTAYREFEVRLGQLGTPRGEKTALVLRAIDRAPGPFRIAELQNECPNVSMDLIRRVLKKLRAENQLECLSRGQKAQWRKTKNWKLDNTQ